From one Molothrus aeneus isolate 106 chromosome 19, BPBGC_Maene_1.0, whole genome shotgun sequence genomic stretch:
- the TMEM250 gene encoding transmembrane protein 250 has protein sequence MPVIPIPRRVRSFHGPHTTCLHSACGPVRSAHLVRTKYNNFDIYLKSRWMYGFIRFLLYFSCSLFTSILWVALSILFCLQYLGIRIFLRFQYKLSIILLLLGRRRVDFSLMNELLIYGIHVTMLLVGGLGWCFMVFVDM, from the coding sequence ATGCCGGTGATCCCCATTCCGCGGCGGGTGCGCTCGTTCCACGGCCCGCACACCACCTGCCTGCACTCCGCCTGCGGCCCCGTGCGCAGCGCGCACCTGGTGCGCACCAAGTACAACAACTTCGACATCTATCTCAAATCGCGATGGATGTACGGCTTCATCCGCTTCCTGCTGTACTTCAGCTGCAGCCTCTTCACCTCCATCCTCTGGGTGGCTCTGTCGATCTTGTTTTGCCTTCAGTACCTCGGCATCCGCATCTTCCTGCGCTTCCAGTACAAACTCTCcatcatcctgctgctgctggggaggaggagggtggaCTTCAGCCTCATGAATGAACTGCTCATCTACGGGATCCATGTGACCATGCTGCTGGTGGGGGGGCTGGGCTGGTGTTTCATGGTCTTTGTGGATATGTAA